From the Alphaproteobacteria bacterium LSUCC0719 genome, the window ATCTCGACACCATTTGCGGCAAGATCCTCAAGGATGTCTGCCGCGGTCGAATAGGCACCGGTCTTGGCCTTCTTGCCTCCCTCCAGCCCCATCTTGTCGAACAGGATTTCACCCAGCTGTTTCGGCGAGCCGACATTGAAATCCTCGCCGGCAAGATCAATGATCTCGCGGTTCAACGCTTCCATGCGTGTCGCAAAATCATTCGACATCCGTGCCAGTATGGACGGATTGACGGTGATGCCGGCATTTTCCATCGCCGCCAGCACCGGGATCAGCGGACGTTCCAGCCTTTCATAGACCGACGCCACACCTTCAACCGCCAGCCGCGGGCGCAGCAGCTGCCACAGCCGCAGCGTGATGTCGGCATCCTCGGCCGCGTAATCAAGCGCCGCCTCTGGCGTCAGCGAGCCGAAGGGCACCTGCTTTGTCCCCTTGCCACAGACATCCTCGAATTTGATTGTCGTATGATCAAGCCAATGACCGGCAAGCGAGTCCATTGAATGGCTGTTCACTCGGCCAGCATCAAGAACATAGGACAGGCACATCGTGTCATCCACCGGCGACAGATGAATGCCACCATTGTGCTGGCGAAGCAGGACATGGCTGTCATATTTCAAATTATGTCCGATTTTCAGAACCGCCGGGTCTTCAAATAGCGGCTTCAGGATCGCCATCGCATCGGCGAAGGCAATCTGGTCCGGCACCGTGGCATCGGCATCAAGGTCAAGTCCCGCCTGGCCGTCTGCCGCCACTGTTTTCGGGCCGTGGCGAAGCGGCACATAGCAGGCCTGGCCCGGTGCCAGCGCCATCGAAATGCCGACAAGCTCAGCCGCCGCGGCGTTCAGGGAACTTGTTTCGGTATCAACCGCCAGATAGCCCTGTCGGCGCGCCCTTGCAGCCCAGTCCGCAAGCACCTTGCTGTCGGTGATCAGCTGATAGTCGACCGCGCCCCCGGCAACCGGGGCCGGCGGGTGTGACGGCGCCGCGGCGGGTTGCGGTGTGCCCCCCATCGACCGGATTGCGGGCGCGGCCCGGGCCGTCTCGCCATCCGCCCCGATCCGGGTCAAGAGCCGCCGGAAATCCTGTTCGGCCAGGAATGTCTTCAGCTTGTCGAAATCCCGTTCACCGCGTTGCAGACCCTCCAGCGACAAAGGGGTCGGCGCGTCATCGCGAAGCCGCACAAGATCGCGGGAGATCCGGGCCTGCTCGGCAAAATTGATCAGGTTCTCGCGCCGTTTCGGCTGTTTGATTTCCTCGGCACGGCCAAGCAGAGTGTCGAGATCGCCGTAATTGTTGATCAATTCGGCAGCTGTCTTCACACCGATGCCGGGCACGCCGGGAACATTGTCTGTTGAATCACCGGCAAGTGCCTGAACATCGACAACCTTGTCCGGCGTGACGCCGAACCGTTCCTCGACCTCGGGCGCCGCGATGCGCCGCTGCTTCATCGGGTCGAGCATCGTCACGCCGCCGCGCACAAGCTGCATCAGATCCTTGTCCGACGACACAATCACCGTTTCCAGACCGGCCGCCTCGGCCATGCTTGCATAGGTCGCAATCAGGTCGTCGGCCTCGAACCCCGGCGCCTCGAGCTGCGGCAGGCTCAACGCTTCGGTGGCCTCGCGCACCAGCGCAAACTGCGGCACCAGCTCTTCCGGCGGGTCGGTACGGTTGGCCTTGTAGTCGGCATAGATGTCGTTGCGAAAGGTCTGACGGGCCGAATCAAACACCACTGCAACATGGCTTGGCGCCAGGTCATCGACAAGTTTCATCACCATGCCGGTGAACCCGAACACGGCATTGACCGGCGTGCCGTCGCCGCGGGTCATGGGTGGCAGGGCGTGAAAGGCGCGGAAGATGTAGCCCGATCCGTCGATCAGAACCAGCTGGTCACGATCAGCCATCTAAAGACCCACCCTGTCGGCGGCGACACCCGCCGGCACCGGCATGGCCGCCGGAAGAACGGGCAATGTCCGGATGTCAGGCATCATCCTCGTCCCCGGCGCGCACATAATGGCGCGAGCAATAGGGACAGACGATTTCACCATCGGTGCCAAGTGTCAGCCATACCCGCGGGTGGCCAAGCGCATCGCCATTTCCATCACAGGCCACCCGGTCGGACGTGACCGCAATGGTGTCCGTATTCGGCGCGCCGCCATCATTGTTGCTGGCCATCATCATCCGCCCATAATCCCCCTGAATGTCATCACAGATTGCGCCGGCCATCGGGCCAGAGCGTCATGCCCTTTGAAATCTACACCCTGTGAAATCTATAGAGTTGACGGGGTCGATGCAATTGCGAAGCTGTGGCTGTGAAGTTGCGAACTTGAAATTGGGACGGCAAATCGAGGGACGAAATCGAGGGACGAAATTCAGGCGGGCCGCACGACATGCTTTCGATGATCCCGGTGGATGACTATATATGTGTGACCAGACGTTCCAGCCAAGATGATATCCACAGGTGACGATCCTATGGCCAGCCAGCCGAACCCGCCGATAACCCAGTCTTTCGTGAATGCCCCGGCCGACGGTATTGCCATTCGCGCCCGCGGCATCCGCAAGCTGTATTCCGGCGGTGGCGCGGCACCGAAACAGGCACTAGACGGTGTCGATCTCGACATTCCCATAGGCACGATTTTCGGGCTTCTGGGGCCAAACGGCGCCGGCAAGTCGACCTTTATCAACATCATGGCCGGGTCGGTGATCAAATCGGCAGGCACCCTTGGCATATGGGGCACCGACATTGACGACGATCCGCGTCAGGCGCGGGCCAATATCGGGATCGTGCCGCAGGAATTGAATATCGACGCCTATTTCACACCGCGTCAGACGCTGGAATTCCAGGCCGGCCTGTTCGGTGTAAGGTCGGCGGAGCGGCGAAGTGACGAGATTCTTGACATGGTCGGGCTGTCGGAACAGGCGCACACCTATGCGCGGCGTCTGTCCGGGGGCATGCGGCGGCGGCTTCTTGTTGCCAAGGCCATGGTTCACAGCCCGCCGATCCTTGTTCTTGATGAACCGACAGCCGGCGTCGATGTGGCGCTTCGCCAGCGGCTCTGGGACAATATCCGCGCCCTGAACGATGCCGGGGTGACGATTGTGCTGACCACACACTATCTCGAAGAGGCCGAGGCGCTGTGTGACCGTATCGCCATTCTCGATCATGGGCGGCTGATCACCAACCAGACAAAGGACCAGCTGATGGCCGGCGGACGCACCAAGGAACTGCAGATGACAATCGCCGGTGGCGCGCCGGCGGACATGCCGGCATCGCTTGTCGCGCTTGGCGCGCAGCCTGTCGAGGGCGGCATCTCGGTCCGGTATGATCCGGCGCAGACCGGCGCCGCCGAGATTATCACCGCCGTGGCCGGTGCCGGATTGCAGATTGGCGATATCACCACAGCTGAATCCGATCTCGAGGATGTGTTTCTGGAAAAGACAGGCGGCGCGGCCTGATCGTTTCGAGACCGGACCGGTGGCCCGGCATGGCGCGGGGCAGATCATAAGGCTGCGTGGCGGCCAGGACAGGGGACAGGACGGATGGCAAATGGCTTGGCATTGTCCCGGCAAGCGCGTATATATCGCCGCAACGGCGCAACATGCCGCCCAGCGCACCCGTAGCTCAGCTGGATAGAGCGCTGCCCTCCGAAGGCAGAGGTCAGAGGTTCGAATCCTCTCGGGTGCGCCAATCTTTTCAATGGCTTACCCATAAACGTACCTAGCGAGATTTCCGATCGGTCACACTGTGGTCACAAGGAAACCGCTATCATGGCTTCTATACGCCGCCGAAACGGCAAATATCAGGTGCAGATCAGGGTTGGCAGCTACAACCGATCGCAAAGCTTCCGCAAGCTCAACGATGCAAAATCGTGGGCGCGAAAAGAAGAAGAGCTAGCTGAACAACGCAGGTATCTGGGCAGCAAATACGAACCCTGCAATCTTGCGGAAATACTGGTTCGATATCTTAGAGACATCACACCCCATAAAAGGTCATACGACACCGAACGCATCGTTCTACAAACGTTGCTTAAGGAGGCTTGGGTCAACGACCCCTTGCCCCAAATTAACTCAGCGGCCATTGCCGAATACCGCGACAGACGCTTAGCCAGCGTAAAACCAGCCACCCTTAAGCGTCAGCTGAATATAGTGAAGCATGCCTGTGCAACCGCCGAGCGAGAGTGGGATTGGCTGTCCCCTTTGTCTCTGTTGCAAAGGATACAGCTCCCTAAAAACTCAGAGCACGTAGTGAAGCGGATTACGGCTGATAATGAACGCGCACTTATTGAGGCCGCACAGCAGAGCCGAACCAGCGACCTGCCTGAGTTACTAATTCTTGCAATTGAAACTGCGATGAGACGCGGCGAGCTGTTAGCGCTTGAGTGGCAAGACATTGACTTTGAGCGCCGTGAGTTATTGGTGCGCCGAAGCAAAACCGGAAAGTCCCGCACCATTCCCCTCACAGCGAGAGCTCATACAACTCTGGCAGCAATGAAAAGTGACTGCAGCAAACCTGTGTTCCCCCTGTCAGCTAATGCTGTCCGGCTGGCATTCGAACGTGTCAGGAGGCGTGCTGGCTTAAAGGATGTTCGCTTCCACGATCTTCGTCATGAGGCAATCTCTCGGCTCTTTGATCGAGGTCTGACCACGCCTGAAGTTGCACTGTTATCCGGTCACAAAACCGTCAGTCAGTTGTTCCGATACGCTCATGCAGATATCGGGAGGGTGGCACGTTTGCTGAGCGAGTGAAGGTTGAGACGGCAAGGTTTAGGCCCTGCCGTCCCACTTGTCCCTAAGACCTATATTTGTCCGCAGGCGCGCATGTCGTCTTCGAGCCTGTCGATCAGCCTGATGCCTGACCAGTAACGATGATTGCCAGACTTCTTCTGCTCGCAGCCATGCTCCTCGAGAGATGCATTGAATTGTGACGCAGCCAGAGGACGGAGACCTTCATCACGGCACCAATACTGATAGGCTTCCTTCATGCGTGACAAAGGCGTCCTGCCGTCAGAAACAACTTCAGCCTGTGTCTCGAGGAACCGCTTCACGCTGTCCATCTCGTCACGATACTTAGCCGTTGCCTTGACCACCGCATCTGGCTCTGTGAGCCCCTGCTCGCGGTACATTGCCAGCCCCTGAAGCATCCAAGCCAGTATGCCGTCACGCTCTTCAGCGAGCTTTGCAGACAGGTTCGGATCCTGTTCTTCAGGCTTAAACACCCGCAAAAACGGGACCAGTCGCATACGCCTCCACATCGCTGTGTCCGCAGCGTCCACCTCTGGCTTGTGGTTGCAGGCCACCCATATCGTCGCCTTCGACTTGAACTCGGACACGTCTTTATAGAGCGCGCGAGCCGCAACAGTGTCGCCACCAGTCAGCTGCTTAATTCGGTTCGCAGACCAGCGTTGACCTTTCTCGGTCTCGGAGGCGAGAGCGAACCTAACACCTCGAAGACGAGCTATCTCCGGGTTAGCCCCGCCACTGTTCGACTTTCCAGACATCAAGGCCGTCACAGGAACCGTTTGACCGTAGGTTCCTACTACTTCCCGGATAGTCTCCAGCAGCAGCGACTTACCATTTGCGCCAGCACCGTGACAGATAAACATTACCTGCTCCCGATTGTCACCAAGCAGGCTGTAGCCAGCTGCCTTCTGGAAATATTCGATCAAGCCTTTATCGCCATCGAACACCTCATGCACTGTCTTGCGCCATAGTTCGGCACGATCAAATGGCGAAAATCGTGCGGCACATGACAGGCTGAACATCTTTGAGGCATCTATGCCGTGTCGCCTGTTCGTCCGGAGATCGACCCACCCCTCATTTACACTGAGGGCGTCATCATCCGTATCGAACTCATCGAGTTGTGCCAGCAGACGTACCGATGCAAGCACGGTCACATTGCTCACACCAGAGCGGTTCGCATAACGCCGGTAGTCGACAATCGCCTCTTCTCTGTCGCGATCATCTTCCATGCCAGCAATCCGCTGGGCATCCTGCTTGATGAACAGGAAGGCTTGGTGAAGGACCTTCTTCTCGTCTGTCTTTCGCCAGACACCGTCCTCACAGACATGCCATTCTTTAGTCTCGGAAACGAACCGATGAGTTCGCTTTATCGTCTCCACGAACCGCTCTGCGCGTCCGATTTCTGTGTTTCGTGATACTGTATTTACCGTCACGCCGGCACCAACGTTTTCATTCATCGAAAACTCCTTCTTTGTTGAATTTACCGACGACGTGGGCAGTGCAGGTCTAGGATCAACCGCTTACTTATTTTGTGTTTTAAAAAAAGCACTTACTTATTTTAATTTTCACAAACAACTGTTTTTGTTGGTTATTATTTTCCAGAATCAGAGGTGATGCGGCAATGTGTCACACTCGGATTTTTGTCATAGGGACAGGTGGGACAAATCGAGAGGGACTGCAGGGTGACTTTGATGACAGCAATGTTACGCTGCCGTGTTCTGACTATTCTAGAGTCATAACAACGCTGTGGATGTTTTTTTGGATAGGGTAATTTCGGGGTATATCCTGACTAGCTGGACCGGGGATAATCGATGAAGAGCGAGGCCTATGTTTAAGCGCGGTGTAACTTACAAACGAGATGAGATCGCCGCCATCGCGCGCCCTGAAGACCCTCCCAACGGAGGAGCTTGGACCACAGGTTACGCGCGGATTGAATCTGATCTTTTTATCTTTATGAATATTGGCGTGCCCGGCCGCACAGGACACAACTTCGATAATCATTATGACGAGAGCACAGGCACTGTCGTCTGGTTCGGCAAACCTAACAGTCGATCTGACCAGCCGCTTTTTCAGAAGCTGCTAAGTGGCGAGCTCCGGCCACTGTTTTTCGCAAGGTGGGATCAGTCGCACCCCTTCACTTTTCTGGGCACTGGTGCCATCGTCTCTTTTGAGGATGAGTTCGTTACTCAGCAAGGCCACTCGTGCGTTAAGCTGATCGTTGCAATCGAAGACATCAGAGACATCGTTGCTGAGACTAGTGGCGCATCGGAAGCAGACCCGGATCAGCCTGCCGCATCCCAAAGTTCTTTCCTGTTCGAGAAACACCTAGAAGATTTCTTGGTAAGGAATTGGCGCAACCTGCCGATAGGCAACCAGTACGACATATACGAAGAAAATGGAGAACAAGTTGGACAACAGTTCAGAACAGGAACGGGCCCTGTAGACATTCTTGGGCTGAGCAAAGACAAGTCAGATTTTCTTGTATTGGAACTGAAGCGCGATCGCGCATCTGATGTCGTTGTTGGACAGACCCTGCGTTACATGGGCTGGGTGCAAGAGCATCTATGCTCCCCAGCACAGTCAGTGAACGGCTGCATCATTGCCCACGCTCAAGACGAGAAGCTGCAATATGCTCTTAACCAAGTTCCGAATATCCGCTTCATGAAATATGAGGTAGATTTCAGGTTGGTTGGCTAGTTTCGAGGTCGATTATGCCAAGCAGACTAACAACCGATGAATGGGTTGAAAAAGCCAAAATCCTGCATGGCGACCGATATGATTACAGTAAGTCTGTTTACAAAGGGCGCACCGCTAACATCACGATAATTTGCCCAGCCTGTGGACCAATAGAAGTGCACGCTGGCTTTCACGTTACAAAGACACCTGCGAGGAAGCCTACGGGCTGCAATACTTGCAATAGAAACCGGGCGGCAAAAAGCCTGACGAAATCATTCGACGAGATGGTAAGCGATGCCCGCGCAGTGCATGGCGACCGTTACGAATATATAGAAGACACTTACGTATCTGCTCGGGTGCAAATGAAGATGATTTGCCCGTCCCATGGTGAAGTGACCATGATCCCGGACAGCCATATCAATAAGCAGGCTATCTGTAAGGAATGTGGCAAACGCGTTAAGTCGAGGAGGACGTTGCACGAACGAGCTCTTAAGTCGGCGGCTCGAATCACTGAACTATCGCAAAATGCGGTTACCTTACAAATAGCCTCTTACGTTGGACAAAATTTTGATTGTGAGATGCGTTGTAAGAAACACGGCTTTTTCATTCGAAAACCGATTCTTGCGATGCAAACTAGACATCCCTGCCCTAGCTGCATGCGTGAGTTACCAAAAGACAATAGTCAAATTTCAGCTGAAGAAATACGAAAAAGGCTAATGACCCTGAAGGGTGATTTTGAAGTCATCGATGTGATGGGTGAAGGGAAAAAGGCCAGAATAGAAATTCTCTGCACGGCCCAAAAACCTCATGGGCGTTTTACATTAAATCTCGACAACCTTTACGGTCGAACGTTCGCCTGCGGGAAATGTAGTCTACGTGCTGCGCAATCAAAACGAAACGCAGGCCTAAAAAGGGCCCACGACAAGTCAAAAGCAACGCGTTTTGAAAAGTGGAAAAGCTTAGCAGATGATTTCCACGGAGGGCGGTATGACTACAAATACGTAGAATATAACGACATGCATTCAAAGGTGGCCATTGAATGCAGGTACCATGGGATATTCTATCAAACCCCCGGCTCCCATTTGTCAGGAGGCTGCCGGCTATGCGCTGATGAGGAGTTAAAGGGCAGATATACCTACACTTACTTTTCTCGCCATCCAGACGAGAAGGAAAAGCCAGCGCTGCTTTATTATGTTGAATTGGCTGCGCTGAACAAAACCTTCTTGAAAGTTGGCATTACCACTACGTCGCTGAAAACACGTTTTGGGGTGTTTATTGGCCAGAAGAATACCGTCCAAGAACTCGCATCAAGAGAAACAACACTATTCCAAGCATTCGAGGCTGAACAGAATTTGCTAACGAATTGTCAAAGCGAATTTTCAGTCCAGCTTTCCGAGTATGAACAAGACTATTTCAGAGAGGCTCGGGTAGGCATAACAGAGCTGCTGCCCAGACCCCTTACACCAAAAGAAATAAAAAGATATTTCGAATGTCCTTAATCACCCTCACGTTCGAAAACTTTCTTTGCAGAGCTTGTGGCTTTTTATCCCCCAGCGCTGAGCTGAAAAGCTTCAGCACAGTCGCGCCGCCTCCTGATGAATTTTCTTATGACCGGACCTGTGTAGAGTTCGGATCATCAAACACTGAAAAACGTGGGCTCTTTGCCGATAGCGGCTTAAAAGTAGGTAATTCGGCACGGGACAAGTGGGACAATGATTAAAGGTCTTCTGAACCGGAAAGAAAAAGACCCATTCCTAGCTGACGTTCAATCAACGATTAACTCACTGGATGGAATCGTTGCTGCCATTACCCAAACGAATTCCAAACTTCAAAGTAGATTAACGTCTGCGTTCGCAACCAAGCTGGGCGCGCTTGGAGTGTCAGGCGGTGCCATGAGCTTACTTTCACTCGGCACAGCTTCAACCGGCACGGCGATCGGGACACTGAGTGGTGCAGCCGCTACGAATGCTAAACTGTTTTTAGCCGGCTCAATGGTTGGTGGCGGGATGGCAGCAGGTGTAGCCGTTTTAGGTGGGCTTAGCATTGTTGGCGGCTATTTTGTCGCTCGGCAAGCAAAGCAGTATCTGATGGGCGTTGCCCTCAGCGAGGATGACCTAAATGAGGAGGAAAAGCGCATCATTAGCATCTGCAGAATCGCTACAAATATGCCAGCCGCTTTGATCCGGAGGCAGCGTTGACGCATCGGGAGGAAGGCGCGGCCATGCTGGCCGAAGTTGACGCCAAGCTTGCCACCCAACCAAGCCTTTCAGGCACGAAAAATGGCCTTCTCGATTTTGCCACGCTGCCGTTTGTCCGGCAGTTTCGAATTGCCGACCCGGTCTGGTTTGATGCCCAGCCGTGGCCGCATCTCCATCACTGGCTGCAGGCCTTTCTGGCAAGCCGTCAATTCGCGGCGGTGATGAAAAAATACGCTGTCTGGCAAGAGGGAGGTGATGGTGTCATCTTTCCCGAAGTCATAGAGGATGTGACTGGTGATGCTTCTAAAGCTGGCCCCAGCGTGCAGTGACACAGTTTGCCCGTAAGCCGACTCCTTGTTTTCCATCACCATCTAGGACGCCCCTTGAGGCTCTCCAATGCGGTCAAACCAGATGGCTGCCCGATGGGTTGCCGGGGCAATTCCTCGCAGGGTTTGTCGCCGAGTAGTCGTTAATCCCAAACTTCGCCAACAAAGCACTACATAGTTGAACAACCGGTCTGGTTGATGATTTTCCCATCCAAACCAACACACATCTGCTTCGTCAGGCTTTTTGCAGCATTTATCACCATGAAATTTAGGAAAATTTTGTTGTCTTTAAAATGAAAACCCATCGTGCGGGAATCGTTACAAAAATTATTATAGAAGCACCCGCTATTAGAATCGCTGATGAAGTAGTTAACACTGATATTGAAGGCGAAAAATGTTCCCGGCAATCCTTGAGATACAACGCAATTTTGGTTTTGGGGCGGTGGAACCTCGAGCATGTTGGAATAATTAGTTAGCCAAGTATATCCAGCAGCTATCAGATCATTATTTACTGCCCCTCCGCACGAATAATACGCAAAGTTATCGCTCTTGTGGATCATATTCCCCGCTATTGTGCCGTCAGCATTGAGAGAAACCATTTGAGCGTTAGCCACAACACTGGTGAGAACTCCAAATATCGTTAAACAAAAGACATAGAGCTTATTCATCATTTCTCTCCTTATGTTAGCGTCGTCCGAAATTTACTTACAGTTTTCCTAGAGGGTTAAGGTAACCGATGGCATTAGGTTGAGACACCTGATTTATCGGCAAAACTATTTTGTTAGACCTTGAAAGTTCTTCTTTGCCTTTAACATGATAGGCGCCCAGATGCTTCTCATGACGATTCCACGCGACTTACGACTTTGGAAAATGTCCGCCTAGAAGCTACCAAACCCCGCCATGCGTCCCAATGGGACACCCGTCGTGGCACTTTTTATGCTCCATTTGGGAAATCTGCAGGAATGAAGGAGGGTATTGGGGAACATTGAAAGAATATCTCCCGATAGCCTTTTATGTATCAAGCGTAAGTTCTCTGCGCCAAATATAAAAGCCGGCCCCAATGGTCAGTGCGCTGCCGAATAACATCATCGCGTTCACCTGTTCGTCCAGAATA encodes:
- the polA gene encoding DNA polymerase I; the protein is MADRDQLVLIDGSGYIFRAFHALPPMTRGDGTPVNAVFGFTGMVMKLVDDLAPSHVAVVFDSARQTFRNDIYADYKANRTDPPEELVPQFALVREATEALSLPQLEAPGFEADDLIATYASMAEAAGLETVIVSSDKDLMQLVRGGVTMLDPMKQRRIAAPEVEERFGVTPDKVVDVQALAGDSTDNVPGVPGIGVKTAAELINNYGDLDTLLGRAEEIKQPKRRENLINFAEQARISRDLVRLRDDAPTPLSLEGLQRGERDFDKLKTFLAEQDFRRLLTRIGADGETARAAPAIRSMGGTPQPAAAPSHPPAPVAGGAVDYQLITDSKVLADWAARARRQGYLAVDTETSSLNAAAAELVGISMALAPGQACYVPLRHGPKTVAADGQAGLDLDADATVPDQIAFADAMAILKPLFEDPAVLKIGHNLKYDSHVLLRQHNGGIHLSPVDDTMCLSYVLDAGRVNSHSMDSLAGHWLDHTTIKFEDVCGKGTKQVPFGSLTPEAALDYAAEDADITLRLWQLLRPRLAVEGVASVYERLERPLIPVLAAMENAGITVNPSILARMSNDFATRMEALNREIIDLAGEDFNVGSPKQLGEILFDKMGLEGGKKAKTGAYSTAADILEDLAANGVEIASKVLDWRQLAKLKSNYADALVESILPETGRVHTSFSMVGASTGRLSSSDPNVQNIPIRTAEGRQIRTAFVAAAGKKLISADYSQIELRLVAHVAGEDSMIEAFRAGVDIHARTASQVFGVPIDSMDAETRRRAKAINFGIIYGISGFGLARQLGIRQGEARDFINAYFENFPGIRSYMERIKLEARETGHVETLFGRRIHIGGIAASNPAQRGFAERQAINAPIQGSAADIIKRAMIRIPDALAAAGLDARMLLQVHDELIFEADEASAEDAVVVIRRVMESAAAPVLELAVPLVADAGIADSWAEAH
- a CDS encoding zinc-finger domain-containing protein gives rise to the protein MAGAICDDIQGDYGRMMMASNNDGGAPNTDTIAVTSDRVACDGNGDALGHPRVWLTLGTDGEIVCPYCSRHYVRAGDEDDA
- a CDS encoding ABC transporter ATP-binding protein → MASQPNPPITQSFVNAPADGIAIRARGIRKLYSGGGAAPKQALDGVDLDIPIGTIFGLLGPNGAGKSTFINIMAGSVIKSAGTLGIWGTDIDDDPRQARANIGIVPQELNIDAYFTPRQTLEFQAGLFGVRSAERRSDEILDMVGLSEQAHTYARRLSGGMRRRLLVAKAMVHSPPILVLDEPTAGVDVALRQRLWDNIRALNDAGVTIVLTTHYLEEAEALCDRIAILDHGRLITNQTKDQLMAGGRTKELQMTIAGGAPADMPASLVALGAQPVEGGISVRYDPAQTGAAEIITAVAGAGLQIGDITTAESDLEDVFLEKTGGAA
- a CDS encoding tyrosine-type recombinase/integrase, giving the protein MASIRRRNGKYQVQIRVGSYNRSQSFRKLNDAKSWARKEEELAEQRRYLGSKYEPCNLAEILVRYLRDITPHKRSYDTERIVLQTLLKEAWVNDPLPQINSAAIAEYRDRRLASVKPATLKRQLNIVKHACATAEREWDWLSPLSLLQRIQLPKNSEHVVKRITADNERALIEAAQQSRTSDLPELLILAIETAMRRGELLALEWQDIDFERRELLVRRSKTGKSRTIPLTARAHTTLAAMKSDCSKPVFPLSANAVRLAFERVRRRAGLKDVRFHDLRHEAISRLFDRGLTTPEVALLSGHKTVSQLFRYAHADIGRVARLLSE
- a CDS encoding phage/plasmid primase, P4 family yields the protein MNENVGAGVTVNTVSRNTEIGRAERFVETIKRTHRFVSETKEWHVCEDGVWRKTDEKKVLHQAFLFIKQDAQRIAGMEDDRDREEAIVDYRRYANRSGVSNVTVLASVRLLAQLDEFDTDDDALSVNEGWVDLRTNRRHGIDASKMFSLSCAARFSPFDRAELWRKTVHEVFDGDKGLIEYFQKAAGYSLLGDNREQVMFICHGAGANGKSLLLETIREVVGTYGQTVPVTALMSGKSNSGGANPEIARLRGVRFALASETEKGQRWSANRIKQLTGGDTVAARALYKDVSEFKSKATIWVACNHKPEVDAADTAMWRRMRLVPFLRVFKPEEQDPNLSAKLAEERDGILAWMLQGLAMYREQGLTEPDAVVKATAKYRDEMDSVKRFLETQAEVVSDGRTPLSRMKEAYQYWCRDEGLRPLAASQFNASLEEHGCEQKKSGNHRYWSGIRLIDRLEDDMRACGQI
- a CDS encoding endonuclease NucS domain-containing protein, with translation MFKRGVTYKRDEIAAIARPEDPPNGGAWTTGYARIESDLFIFMNIGVPGRTGHNFDNHYDESTGTVVWFGKPNSRSDQPLFQKLLSGELRPLFFARWDQSHPFTFLGTGAIVSFEDEFVTQQGHSCVKLIVAIEDIRDIVAETSGASEADPDQPAASQSSFLFEKHLEDFLVRNWRNLPIGNQYDIYEENGEQVGQQFRTGTGPVDILGLSKDKSDFLVLELKRDRASDVVVGQTLRYMGWVQEHLCSPAQSVNGCIIAHAQDEKLQYALNQVPNIRFMKYEVDFRLVG
- a CDS encoding glutathione S-transferase C-terminal domain-containing protein, which produces MTHREEGAAMLAEVDAKLATQPSLSGTKNGLLDFATLPFVRQFRIADPVWFDAQPWPHLHHWLQAFLASRQFAAVMKKYAVWQEGGDGVIFPEVIEDVTGDASKAGPSVQ